The Paramixta manurensis region TCATCTGATGTTTGGCACCTCTGCCGGTGCGCAAAATCTCTCGGCTTATGTTTGTGGGCAAATGGGCTACGCCCGCCGTGTGATTACGCGTTACACCACCAATAAACTATTTTTTGATCCGTTACGCTTTGTGCGTGGCGGGCATCTTATCGATCTTGATTGGTTGATAGAGATCACTTCGCAAGAGTTCCCGCTCTCCATAGCTAAGGCCGAAACGCTATTTGCCGCCGGGAAAGAGTTCTATATGTGTGCTTGTCGCAGCGATGATTACACGCCTGGCTATTTCGCGCCAACGGCCGATACCTGGCTCAATATCATTAAAGCTTCAAGCGCGATTCCGGGCTTTTATCGTCCCGGCGTCGAGTTGGACGGTATTGGTTACCTTGATGGCGGCATCAGCGATGCGATTCCGGTGCGCGAAGCGGCACGGCGCGGCGCAGATACTATTGTGGTGATCCGTACCGTGCCTTCGCAAATGTATTACACGCCGCAATGGGTAAAGCGCATGGAGCGCTGGTTGGGTGAAAGTGCGCTACAGCCGCTGGTCAACATCCTGCAATTGCATGAGAAGAGCTATCACGAGATCCAGCAATTTATTGAGCAGCCGCCGGGGCGGCTGCGTATTATTGAAATTTATCCGCCCAAACCGCTCGCCAGTAGCGTACTGGGTAGCCGTATTGCATCACTGAATCAGGATTATCACTTAGGGCGTCGTTGTGGGCGCTATTTCCTCGCGACTTTAGGGCAATGGCTGAGTGAGGGCGATCGCGAGTCGTTTATCCGCCATCATCCGATTACGCCGCCCGCGCCGGTTGCGAATGAGCCGGACAGCGCCCCGATTATCCTCGACCCGGTAGCGGGTGATATTGTGGGCAATGATGCAAATTATGATGAAGATTCACTGGCATGACCTTTGTCGATACCCACTGCCATTTTGACTTCCCGCCATTTAGCGGGGATGAAGCAGCCAGCCTGGCGCAAGCACAGCAGGCTGGCGTCGAGAAGGTTATCGTACCTGCGGTGGATGCCTCGCGTTTTCAAACTGTGCTGTCGTTAGCGGAACAACATGCGCCGCTGTATGCTGCGCTTGGTCTGCACCCAATGGCGGTTGCCGTCCATAATGATGCCAGCCTGGCGTTACTGGAGCAGCATCTACGGCAGGGTTCAGAAAAGCTGGTGGCGATTGGTGAGATCGGGCTTGATCTGTATATGGAAAATCCGCTGTTTGAAAAACAACAGGCCTTGCTGGATGCCCAACTGCGTCTGGCGCGCGAGTACCAGTTGCCGGTGATTCTGCATTCACGGCGCACGCACGATAAATTAGCCATGCATTTACGTCGTATCGAGGTGCCTCGTCGTGGCGTGGTGCACGGTTTTGCCGGGAGCTTACAGCAGGCGCAGGCATTTATTGATGCCGGTTATGCGATTGGCGTCGGTGGGACTATCACCTATCCGCGCGCTACTAAAACCCGCACCACTATCGCTAAGCTCCCTCTGTCCGCCTTATTACTGGAAACCGATGCGCCAGACATGCCACTCAACGGTTTTCAGGGGCAACCCAATCGACCCGAGCGCATCCGTAACGTTTGGCAGATATTATGCGAACTGCGTACGGAAACACCGGAAACGCTGGCGAATGCGCTGCGTGAAAATACGCGCCGGGTATTTGCTCTGTAGGCGTATTTCCTCGCTTACCTCTCCTTTTTTTCATCTTGATGCATTTTTCCCTATGACGCTGGCTGAATAATGTTAGAATTATAACATTATCGTGATAGCCGATTATCATCTGCCCTAACGGTGTCGTCTGGCCCGCACGGGCAGCGATTAAATGTGATGTTAGTCACGATTGGTTTTTAGTATCGACAGCTGTTTCTTAATTAAATGTGATTGTGAGCACGGTAATGGGGGCGGGCAAAACGTTAGAATAGTAACATTCTGGCGAGTTAGCTCGCTTTTCGCGGTGAGATGGATCTCAACGACTCTTCATGGAACCAAGGCCTCGTGTTGAGTATCCCATTGTTGGAAAGCTCACTGAAATTGTTTACCGGAGAGTACCATGACTGATGTTACCGCTGCGGCGCTGCGCGCGCTCAAATTGATGGATCTGACGACTTTGAATGATGATGACACCGACGCGAAAGTGATTGCGTTGTGCCATCAGGCCAAATCCCCCGCAGGCAATACTGCGGCTATCTGTATCTATCCTCGTTTTATTCCGGTGGCCCGCAAAGCCTTGCGTGAACAGGGAACGCCGGAGATTCGTATCGCGACCGTGACCAATTTTCCGCATGGCAATGATGATATTGATATTGCGTTGGCGGAGACGCGCGCCGCTATCGCCTATGGCGCCGATGAGGTTGACGTGGTGTTTCCGTACCGCGCGTTGATTGCCGGTAATACGCAGGTGGGTTTTGAGCTGGTGAAAGCCTGTA contains the following coding sequences:
- a CDS encoding TatD family hydrolase, whose translation is MTFVDTHCHFDFPPFSGDEAASLAQAQQAGVEKVIVPAVDASRFQTVLSLAEQHAPLYAALGLHPMAVAVHNDASLALLEQHLRQGSEKLVAIGEIGLDLYMENPLFEKQQALLDAQLRLAREYQLPVILHSRRTHDKLAMHLRRIEVPRRGVVHGFAGSLQQAQAFIDAGYAIGVGGTITYPRATKTRTTIAKLPLSALLLETDAPDMPLNGFQGQPNRPERIRNVWQILCELRTETPETLANALRENTRRVFAL
- a CDS encoding patatin-like phospholipase family protein, with protein sequence MGTRIPVTLGTIEPLALKPFRPGKIALVCEGGGQRGIFTAGVLDEFQRAQFNPFHLMFGTSAGAQNLSAYVCGQMGYARRVITRYTTNKLFFDPLRFVRGGHLIDLDWLIEITSQEFPLSIAKAETLFAAGKEFYMCACRSDDYTPGYFAPTADTWLNIIKASSAIPGFYRPGVELDGIGYLDGGISDAIPVREAARRGADTIVVIRTVPSQMYYTPQWVKRMERWLGESALQPLVNILQLHEKSYHEIQQFIEQPPGRLRIIEIYPPKPLASSVLGSRIASLNQDYHLGRRCGRYFLATLGQWLSEGDRESFIRHHPITPPAPVANEPDSAPIILDPVAGDIVGNDANYDEDSLA